The DNA sequence ATGTAAGCGCCTTATTTACAGATTTTCATGAGTTGCATGGCGATCGTACATTTGCTGATGATCAATCTATTATTGGCGGCCTTGCCCGTTTTGATAATCAACCATGCATGGTGATCGGACATCAAAAAGGTCGTGACACCAAAGAGCGCGCTCTGCGAAACTTTGGCATGAGTCGTCCAGAGGGTTATCGAAAGGCAATGCGTCTCATGCGGCTTGCCGAAAAGTTTGGTATTCCAGTTTTTACTTTTGTAGACACACCAGGCGCATTCCCTGGTATCGATGCAGAAGAGCGTAACCAGTCAGAAGCGATTGGCCGCAATTTATACGTACAAGCAGAGCTTGAGGTTCCGATCATCGCCACCATTATTGGTGAAGGTGGTTCAGGTGGGGCGCTTGCGATTGCTATGGGTGATGTGGTGCTGATGTTGCAAAACTCAACCTACTCAGTGATCTCCCCTGAGGGTTGTGCCTCTATTCTTTGGAAGACTGCTGATAAGGCTCCCGAGGCGGCTGAGCAGTTGGGGCTTACAGCGCAACGCTTGAAGGCTTTAGGTCTGATTGACAAGATTGTGGCTGAACCGATTGGTGGCGCGCATCGTGATTACGACAATATGATGAGCAATATGCGCAAAGCACTTGCGGAATCTTTAAAAACCTTCGATGGCATGAAAGTAGATGCGCTACTAGAGCGTCGTCACGAGCGTTTGATGAGTTATGGCAAGTTCAAGGAAATCACAGCAAAGTCCTAAGTCAGGAAAACGAATTGCGGTTGCCCTGAGTGGCGGCCTCGATTCGGTTGTATTGCTTGATACCGTTTGCAAAGCGCAAACCAAGAACCAAGCCAAAAATCAAATTTATGCTTTCCACATTCATCATGGCTTACAAAAACCGGCAGATGACTGGTTAATCTTTTGCGAGAAGCTCGCTAAAAAATACAAAATCCATTTTGATTTCCGATTGCTTCATCTCAACTCAGAACAAGATAGTGGCAATGTTGAAGCAAGGGCAAGAGCAGGACGCTATGAAGCGCTTGCTGATCTTTGTGAAGAGTATGGCATTGAAGATCTCCTCCTAGCACACCATCAAAACGATCAAGCAGAGACCGTACTCTTACAGCTCCTTCGAGGCTCTGGCGTGGCGGGCTTGTCTGGCATGCCAGTAAGTAGGGCGATCTCGGGCATTCCAAGTATTACTCTCTGGCGACCACTCTTAAATCAAAGCAGGCAAGAGCTAGAGGCTTATGCCAAAGAACATCAGCTTAAATGGATCGAAGATCCCAGTAATCAAGACACCAAATATCGTC is a window from the Polynucleobacter sp. MWH-Aus1W21 genome containing:
- a CDS encoding acetyl-CoA carboxylase carboxyltransferase subunit alpha; the protein is MKTTFLDFEQQIAELESKIEELRFVQDESSVDISDEIKTLAEKSQQLTKDVYANLTPWQVSQVARHPQRPYTLDYVSALFTDFHELHGDRTFADDQSIIGGLARFDNQPCMVIGHQKGRDTKERALRNFGMSRPEGYRKAMRLMRLAEKFGIPVFTFVDTPGAFPGIDAEERNQSEAIGRNLYVQAELEVPIIATIIGEGGSGGALAIAMGDVVLMLQNSTYSVISPEGCASILWKTADKAPEAAEQLGLTAQRLKALGLIDKIVAEPIGGAHRDYDNMMSNMRKALAESLKTFDGMKVDALLERRHERLMSYGKFKEITAKS